From Thalassovita sp.:
TTGCGTAGGAATGCGGTGAGGAGCCGGGATCCACCAGCAAATCAGGCGCGCCAAGATCGCCCATCACCTGCGCCACCAGCGCATGAACAGGGGCAATGTCCGTCACCACACGCGGCACGTCAGCCAGCGCAGTGGTTGCCGTCAAAAGGGCGGCTGAAGAAAGAGAGAGGGTCAGGGAATTGCGCAGCATCGGTTTCTCGCTGTTATTGTATAACATCACTTTGCGGGGGCTTGTAGAATGTATAACATAACATTACAAGCCCTCTTAACCCGTAAAGGAGCAGCCATGAGCACCGACATGTCACAGCCCGGTTCTGACCAAGGATCGTCCAAAGGTTTTGAACAGCACGATCACGCCCATTGCGTGGCTGATGGCGTGGCGGCATTGGTCGACTATTGCGCTGCTGAGCGGTTGAAGCTGACCCCCGTGCGTCAGCGCGTGGCCGAGATCCTGCTGGCGGAGCATCGCGCGATGGGGGCCTATGAAATCCTCGACATCCTGCGGGAGGAGGGGCTGGGATCACAGCCCCCCGTGGCCTACCGGGCGCTTGATTTTCTGGTCAAACACGGTTTCGCCCATAAGGTCGAGCGGCTGAATGCCTTTGTTGCCTGTTCCCATCCTGGCGCCACGCACACACCGGCGTTTCTGATCTGCAGGTCGTGCAATAAGGTTGCTGAAGCAGACACCAGCCCCACCAAAGGGGATCTGGGCAGGGCGGCCGCGGCAGCAGGTTTTCAGATTGAGCAAACCGTGGTGGAGCTGGAAGGGCTGTGCCCCACCTGTGTGGACGCCGGACCAGCATCAGGACCAGCATAATGGACCGCCTTGTAGAGATCGCAGACGCTTCCGTGCATCAGGGTGCGACGGTGGCCCTGACCGGCGTGGATTTCCACATCGACCGGGGGGAAATTGTCACGGTTGTCGGGCCCAACGGCTCCGGCAAGTCGACATTGATGAAAACCGTGATCGGGGCGCTGAAGCCTTCGGCCGGGGCGGTCAAACGCAAGCCCGGTCTGCGGATCGGCTATGTGCCGCAGAAGCTGCAGATCGATCCGACATTGCCGATCACAGTTGCGCGTTTTCTGGGCCTGCCTCGCCGCTTGCCCCGCGCCCGGGCGCTTGAGGTGCTGGAACAGGCCGGGGTGCCGGATCTTGCCGATCGCCAGATGGCGCGCCTGTCGGGCGGCCAGTTTCAGCGGGTGCTGCTGGCCCGCGCGATGCTGGAAGAGCCGGATCTGCTGATCCTGGATGAGGCCACCCAAGGCTTGGACCAGCCGGGCTCTGCCGCTTTCTACCGCCAGATCGAAGAGATCCGGCAGGCCAAAGGGTGCGCCGTTCTGATGGTCAGCCATGAATTGCATGTGGTGATGGCGGCCAGCGATCGGGTGATCTGCCTGAACGGTCATGTCTGCTGCCACGGGGCGCCTGAAATCGTCGCCTCTGCGCCGGAATACCGGGCTTTGTTTGGCTCTGGCACAGGCGGTGCGCTGGCGCTTTATCGTCATGACCACGATCATTCGCACGACAGCGAAGGCAACTGCCTGCATGACCATGATTGTGGGCATCATGACCACGATCATACGCCCAAAGCGGATGCAAACGTGACATCCCCGACAAACCCCCATGCGGAGGCACATTGATGTCCCTTCTTGATAGTTTCATGGCCCGCGCCACGCTGGCCGGTCTGGGTGTCATGCTGGCCGCCGCGCCTTTGGGCTGTTTTGTGGTCTGGCGCCGCATGGCCTATTTCGGGGACGCCACCGCCCATGCCGCGATCCTTGGGGTGGCACTGGCGCTGGGCTTTGAAATCTCAATTTTTGTAGGTGTTCTGGCCGTCGCTTTGGCGATGGCGGTGACGGTGTCCACGCTGTCAGGGCGGGGCTATGGCATGGATACACTCTTGGGGGTGCTCAGCCATTCGGCGCTGGCCTTTGGTCTGGCGGCGGTGTCTTTTCTGCAAGGCGTGCGGGTGGACCTGATGGCCTACCTCTTCGGCGATATTCTGGCCGTGGGGCGGATGGATCTGGCGATCATCTGGGGCGGTGCCTTGCTGGTGCTGGCGCTTGTGGCCTGGCGCTGGTCGGCGCTTCTGGTGTCGACGCTGAACCCGGATCTGGCCCATGCCAGCGGCATCGATCCGCGCCGTGAACAGCTGGTTTTGACCATTGCGCTGGCCGTGGTGGTGGCTGTGGCGATCAAGGTTGTTGGGGTTATCCTGATCGCCTCACTTCTGATTATCCCCCCTGCTGCTGCGCGCCCGCTGGTGCGCACGCCTGAGGCGATGGCGCTGGTGGCTGCGGCGATTGGCGTGGCGTCGGTGATTGGTGGTTTGCAGGGCGCGCTGATCTTTGACACGCCCGCCGGGCCCAGCATCGTCTGCGTCGCAGCACTGATCTTTCTGCTGGCAAGCATCGGGGACGGGCTGCGCAACGCTCTGCGCAAAACCGGAACTTAGGGTAACAGCTGCAGCCAGACCCAGACGGTGAAGATGCTGATCACCGTGCCGATCAACACGGATGAGGCCGCAACCCGCTGGCCGACGCCATACATGGATGCAAACAGATAGGTGTTGATCCCCGGGGCCATCGCCGCGGTGATCACGGCGGAGCGGAGGGCCGCATCGCCCAGATCCAGCAGGGTGCCAAGGCTGATCACGATGGTTGGGTGCAACACCAGCGACATCGTCAGCACATAGGCAATGACCCGCAGATCCCCATCCAGACGGTAGCGTACCAGCACGCCACCAAGACCAAAGAGCGCCGCCGGCAGCGCCGTGC
This genomic window contains:
- a CDS encoding transcriptional repressor, whose protein sequence is MSTDMSQPGSDQGSSKGFEQHDHAHCVADGVAALVDYCAAERLKLTPVRQRVAEILLAEHRAMGAYEILDILREEGLGSQPPVAYRALDFLVKHGFAHKVERLNAFVACSHPGATHTPAFLICRSCNKVAEADTSPTKGDLGRAAAAAGFQIEQTVVELEGLCPTCVDAGPASGPA
- a CDS encoding metal ABC transporter ATP-binding protein translates to MDRLVEIADASVHQGATVALTGVDFHIDRGEIVTVVGPNGSGKSTLMKTVIGALKPSAGAVKRKPGLRIGYVPQKLQIDPTLPITVARFLGLPRRLPRARALEVLEQAGVPDLADRQMARLSGGQFQRVLLARAMLEEPDLLILDEATQGLDQPGSAAFYRQIEEIRQAKGCAVLMVSHELHVVMAASDRVICLNGHVCCHGAPEIVASAPEYRALFGSGTGGALALYRHDHDHSHDSEGNCLHDHDCGHHDHDHTPKADANVTSPTNPHAEAH
- a CDS encoding metal ABC transporter permease; this translates as MSLLDSFMARATLAGLGVMLAAAPLGCFVVWRRMAYFGDATAHAAILGVALALGFEISIFVGVLAVALAMAVTVSTLSGRGYGMDTLLGVLSHSALAFGLAAVSFLQGVRVDLMAYLFGDILAVGRMDLAIIWGGALLVLALVAWRWSALLVSTLNPDLAHASGIDPRREQLVLTIALAVVVAVAIKVVGVILIASLLIIPPAAARPLVRTPEAMALVAAAIGVASVIGGLQGALIFDTPAGPSIVCVAALIFLLASIGDGLRNALRKTGT